One window from the genome of Pyrus communis chromosome 16, drPyrComm1.1, whole genome shotgun sequence encodes:
- the LOC137720929 gene encoding homeobox-leucine zipper protein ATHB-12-like, with protein sequence MLDKIEYSSPSAEDHETFSCMSPLGAATTRRKNNKNNKRFSDEQIRSLESIFESESRLEPRKKMQLAKELGLQPKQVAIWFQNKRARWKSKQLERDYSKLRANYNNLASKFEALKKEKQALVVQVQKLNNLMMMQRENCGEDVVMNNGIDGESDNGDATISESDKVKLDFSVEKSEQGGLGVLSDDDSRIKAEYFGLEDEPDLANLVESADGSLTSAEDWGKLNSDGLFDVTSGDYQWWDFWS encoded by the exons ATGCTCGATAAAATCGAATATTCGAGTCCCTCAGCAGAAGATCATGAGACTTTCAGCTGCATGAGCCCACTGGGAGCTGCCACTACAAGGAGGAAGAACAACAAGAACAACAAGAGGTTCAGTGATGAGCAGATTAGGTCATTGGAGTCCATCTTTGAGTCTGAGTCGAGGCTTGAGCCGAGGAAGAAGATGCAGTTGGCCAAAGAGCTAGGGTTGCAACCTAAGCAGGTTGCTATTTGGTTTCAGAACAAGAGAGCTAGATGGAAGTCTAAGCAGCTCGAGAGAGACTACAGCAAATTGAGAGCCAATTACAACAACTTGGCATCAAAGTTTGAAgctttgaagaaagaaaagcaGGCCCTGGTTGTTCAG GTGCAGAAGCTGAATAATCTGATGATGATGCAAAGGGAGAATTGTGGGGAAGATGTAGTTATGAACAATGGCATTGACGGTGAGTCAGATAACGGAGATGCCACCATTTCTGAATCTGATAAGGTGAAGCTTGATTTTTCAGTGGAAAAATCAGAGCAAGGAGGACTTGGGGTGCTGTCAGATGATGACAGCCGCATAAAAGCAGAGTACTTTGGACTGGAAGATGAACCAGACCTTGCGAACTTAGTGGAGTCTGCAGACGGTTCCTTGACATCAGCTGAGGATTGGGGGAAATTGAATTCTGATGGTCTTTTTGATGTTACGAGTGGTGATTATCAGTGGTGGGACTTCTGGTCTTGA